In Variovorax sp. OAS795, a single window of DNA contains:
- a CDS encoding NAD(P)-binding domain-containing protein: MANRIADWRKNMKIAIIGLGEVGRCYAKALHAGGYELNLCDARPAPAAIALGTAWDLPVQTSVGDWLADCDWVLSCVTGAHALGVVEQCLAHGRPGTTICDMTTASPDAKRTAARQAQGRSFRYLDVAIMGAISLSLEKTPLLASGEGATEFAELLARANGKVRVIDGGSAGDAIALKILRSVFTKGMEALSVELLMAAEAQGVREKLYAQLRDIDETPLRTFIDMLVRTHVIHARRRAHEVQDAAAELARHGQPSVVLPGVQQRFAQTIQGLEHQGPVQAEPTIDEALEWLLRQPARA; this comes from the coding sequence ATGGCGAACCGAATCGCCGATTGGAGAAAAAACATGAAGATTGCAATCATCGGACTCGGTGAAGTGGGTCGCTGCTACGCCAAGGCGCTTCACGCTGGCGGCTACGAACTGAACTTGTGCGATGCCCGGCCAGCCCCTGCAGCCATTGCGCTGGGCACCGCATGGGACCTGCCGGTGCAGACATCCGTCGGCGACTGGCTGGCGGACTGCGATTGGGTGCTTTCTTGCGTGACGGGGGCACATGCACTGGGGGTCGTCGAGCAGTGCCTCGCCCACGGACGCCCTGGGACGACGATCTGCGACATGACCACGGCCAGCCCCGACGCGAAGCGTACGGCGGCCCGACAGGCGCAGGGCCGATCGTTCCGCTACCTCGACGTGGCGATCATGGGCGCCATCTCGCTGAGCCTGGAGAAGACGCCGCTTCTGGCGTCTGGGGAGGGAGCGACGGAGTTTGCCGAACTGCTGGCCAGGGCGAATGGCAAAGTCCGCGTGATCGACGGCGGTTCCGCCGGCGACGCCATCGCGTTGAAGATCCTGCGCAGCGTCTTCACCAAGGGCATGGAGGCGCTGAGTGTCGAGCTGCTGATGGCTGCCGAGGCTCAAGGCGTCCGCGAAAAGCTTTACGCGCAATTGCGCGACATCGACGAGACACCCTTGCGCACTTTCATCGACATGCTCGTGCGCACGCACGTCATCCATGCACGCCGCCGAGCGCACGAGGTCCAGGACGCAGCCGCCGAACTGGCCAGGCACGGACAGCCGTCGGTCGTACTCCCTGGCGTTCAGCAGCGATTCGCCCAAACGATCCAGGGGCTGGAGCACCAAGGTCCTGTACAAGCCGAGCCGACCATCGACGAGGCGCTCGAGTGGCTGCTGCGGCAGCCCGCACGCGCCTAG
- a CDS encoding AraC family transcriptional regulator — protein sequence MRIEPQTLDWLARTPGLVEELFDGLPNVLFYIKDTEGRYLWVNKTLIERSGLGGVSDVIGKTADQLFPVTGSSTLAQDIDVIRTGHPIRELLRLYRTYKGERYWCLSSKFPLLDGATRVAGLAGLSRDLPRPNERHRSYHRLAKFLDYIDQRLDQPVRIADAAEHASVSIDTLGRLVFEVFHITPKQLLMKKRIDKACQLLDETSLSITDISGACGYSDHSAFTRQFRVATLMTPAQFRLSLSHRVNSKELRG from the coding sequence ATGCGGATCGAACCCCAAACATTGGATTGGCTGGCGCGAACCCCCGGGCTCGTGGAAGAGCTCTTCGACGGACTCCCCAATGTCCTCTTCTATATCAAGGATACCGAGGGACGCTATCTATGGGTCAACAAGACGTTGATTGAACGCAGCGGCCTTGGCGGGGTGTCGGACGTCATCGGCAAGACAGCGGATCAGCTATTCCCCGTGACCGGCTCCAGCACCCTGGCCCAGGACATCGATGTGATTCGTACGGGGCACCCGATCCGCGAGCTGCTGCGGCTCTACCGGACGTACAAAGGGGAGCGCTACTGGTGTCTGAGTTCGAAGTTTCCACTGCTCGACGGTGCGACGCGGGTGGCCGGTCTCGCGGGCCTGTCGCGCGATCTTCCCCGCCCCAACGAACGGCATCGCAGTTACCACCGCCTGGCCAAGTTCCTGGACTACATCGACCAGCGGCTCGACCAGCCGGTGAGGATCGCCGATGCCGCGGAACATGCCTCCGTGTCGATCGACACATTGGGCCGCCTGGTGTTCGAGGTCTTCCACATCACTCCAAAGCAACTGCTGATGAAAAAGCGCATCGACAAGGCGTGCCAGCTGCTCGATGAAACCAGTCTGTCGATCACCGATATCTCCGGTGCGTGCGGCTATTCGGACCACAGCGCTTTCACTCGGCAGTTCCGCGTGGCGACGCTGATGACGCCCGCCCAGTTCCGCCTCTCGCTCTCGCATCGGGTGAATTCCAAAGAATTGCGCGGGTAA
- a CDS encoding NAD(P)H-dependent oxidoreductase, which produces MNILIVFAHPEAASFSGALKDVAIETLQRQGHEVAVSDLYRMGWNPALGPDDFMGERKNPDYLDLSREQEHAFATDSQHAEVKAEQAKVAAADLVLFHFPVWWFSMPAMLKGWVDRVFSRGFAYSAGRKYESGHFKGKRAMLCITTGTASTLYEPNGIDGDLHHVLWPIHNGTLAYTGFTVLPPFAAWMPARVSDEERQAYLAAYRERLNDLERTEPLFFHPWSDYDETQRLKPGVPARSGVQWNPRADQTFEQSAEDFARRTAAVNAPLRT; this is translated from the coding sequence ATGAACATCCTGATCGTCTTTGCCCACCCCGAGGCGGCCTCCTTCAGCGGCGCCTTGAAAGACGTTGCGATCGAGACCCTGCAGCGGCAGGGCCACGAGGTGGCGGTGAGCGACCTGTACAGGATGGGCTGGAACCCCGCGCTGGGGCCGGACGACTTCATGGGCGAACGCAAGAACCCGGACTACCTGGATCTCTCTCGCGAGCAGGAGCACGCGTTTGCGACCGACAGCCAGCACGCGGAAGTAAAGGCCGAACAGGCGAAGGTTGCTGCGGCCGACCTCGTGCTCTTTCACTTTCCCGTCTGGTGGTTCTCGATGCCGGCCATGCTCAAGGGTTGGGTGGATCGCGTATTCAGCCGCGGTTTTGCCTACTCAGCGGGCCGCAAGTACGAGTCGGGGCATTTCAAGGGCAAGCGGGCCATGCTGTGCATCACCACTGGCACCGCATCGACGCTGTACGAGCCCAACGGCATCGACGGTGACCTGCACCATGTGCTCTGGCCCATCCACAACGGGACGCTGGCGTACACCGGCTTCACGGTCCTGCCGCCCTTCGCCGCATGGATGCCTGCCCGTGTATCGGATGAGGAACGCCAAGCCTACCTCGCCGCCTACCGTGAAAGGCTGAACGATCTGGAACGCACCGAACCCCTTTTCTTCCATCCCTGGAGCGACTACGACGAAACCCAGCGCCTCAAACCAGGCGTCCCTGCTCGCTCCGGCGTGCAGTGGAACCCGCGCGCCGACCAGACGTTCGAGCAGTCTGCCGAGGACTTCGCAAGGCGCACTGCAGCAGTCAACGCGCCCTTGCGCACTTGA
- a CDS encoding VOC family protein, with protein MSVAKESPFRVLHHVCVVVKDLDAAVACHESLGVGPWSEFPSLEIFRNELDVPDVDAFMQLRYRFCNLDNVQIQLCQPGEGGSPQRIFLETHGEGVFHLGFTVPDLDAAEANVKKLGLDPWMRGRMEDRSGFTYFATREQGAGVTLEIRANKRV; from the coding sequence GTGTCTGTCGCCAAAGAGAGCCCGTTCCGCGTCCTGCACCATGTTTGCGTCGTCGTGAAGGATCTCGACGCAGCCGTGGCCTGCCATGAATCGCTCGGAGTCGGCCCCTGGAGCGAATTCCCGTCGCTCGAGATCTTCCGGAACGAGCTCGACGTACCGGACGTGGACGCCTTCATGCAGCTGCGCTATAGGTTTTGCAATCTCGACAACGTCCAGATCCAGCTGTGCCAGCCCGGCGAAGGTGGCAGCCCACAGCGCATCTTCCTGGAGACGCACGGTGAAGGGGTGTTCCACCTGGGCTTCACCGTCCCGGACCTCGATGCCGCAGAAGCAAACGTGAAGAAGCTGGGCCTGGATCCGTGGATGCGGGGCCGCATGGAGGACCGCAGCGGATTCACCTACTTCGCTACCCGCGAGCAAGGAGCCGGTGTCACCCTGGAGATACGCGCCAACAAGCGCGTTTGA
- a CDS encoding RraA family protein, with protein sequence MNQLPDIIRDFERVSPDLVRQASAFQPAILADVAGRRGALHGRIQALRHRMKLAGSALTVEVRPGDNLMIHAAIALAKPGDVLVIDGKGDRSAALMGTIMMNACRQVGIAGVVIDGAVRDSAEIDEMDFPVFSVGTNPNGPTKLASGRIGHPVSAGGVTVRPGDLVVADADGVVIVERERVEVLLQAAVQKVADEAARIEAIKKGNTAAKWLDAALRNAGVLKENERL encoded by the coding sequence ATGAACCAGCTACCCGACATCATTCGCGACTTCGAGCGCGTCTCTCCCGATCTGGTCCGGCAGGCCTCGGCCTTCCAGCCGGCCATCCTTGCCGACGTCGCGGGCCGCCGCGGTGCGTTGCACGGCCGCATCCAGGCCCTGCGCCATCGGATGAAGCTGGCCGGCAGCGCGCTCACGGTCGAAGTGCGGCCGGGCGACAACCTGATGATCCACGCGGCCATTGCACTGGCCAAGCCTGGTGACGTGCTGGTGATCGATGGCAAGGGGGACAGGAGCGCCGCGCTGATGGGCACGATCATGATGAATGCCTGCCGCCAGGTCGGCATCGCCGGCGTCGTGATCGATGGCGCGGTGCGCGACAGCGCCGAGATCGACGAGATGGACTTTCCCGTCTTTTCGGTCGGCACCAATCCCAACGGTCCGACGAAGCTGGCCTCGGGGCGGATCGGGCATCCGGTCTCGGCGGGCGGTGTGACGGTTCGTCCCGGCGATCTCGTTGTCGCTGACGCCGATGGCGTAGTGATCGTCGAGCGGGAGAGAGTGGAGGTGCTTCTTCAGGCCGCAGTGCAGAAGGTCGCCGACGAAGCCGCGCGCATCGAGGCCATCAAGAAAGGCAACACGGCGGCCAAATGGCTGGACGCCGCACTGCGCAATGCCGGTGTACTCAAAGAGAACGAGAGACTCTAG
- a CDS encoding tripartite tricarboxylate transporter substrate binding protein — protein MKLRSFLKLLPALAVGSVSLGVARAQGPDAFPSKPVKILVGFSPGGSNDVVARLIAPKLAEGLGQQVLIENRPGAGGNIAASAMLGAPADGHTLLMCTTGTLSIQPHVLKSMPFDSEKDIVPVTQVIYAPYMLMVNAALPVKSVKELVAYAKQKPGEINFASSGTATGGHLAGEMLKSRAGIDIVHVAYKGTGQAMTDLIAGQVSMIFDQPVSSMQYARAGKLRALAVASPRRLAAFPDIPTVTEAGVPDFEPVTWAGICAAKNTPPAVVERIQREVAKVLALPEIAKRLAADGLEPVGSTPEQFRAFLVADKRKWGRVVKDADVKAE, from the coding sequence ATGAAACTCCGATCCTTTCTGAAGCTGCTGCCGGCCCTTGCCGTGGGCTCCGTCTCCCTTGGCGTTGCCCGGGCGCAGGGTCCGGATGCCTTTCCATCGAAACCCGTGAAGATCCTCGTCGGCTTCTCGCCCGGCGGCTCCAACGACGTCGTCGCACGCCTGATCGCGCCGAAACTGGCGGAAGGCCTCGGCCAGCAGGTGCTGATCGAAAACCGCCCCGGCGCCGGCGGCAACATCGCTGCGTCGGCCATGCTCGGCGCGCCTGCGGACGGGCACACGTTGCTGATGTGCACCACCGGAACCCTGTCGATCCAGCCGCATGTCCTGAAGAGCATGCCGTTCGATTCCGAGAAGGACATCGTGCCGGTCACGCAGGTCATCTACGCACCCTACATGCTGATGGTCAATGCGGCCCTTCCGGTGAAAAGCGTCAAGGAACTGGTCGCCTACGCCAAACAGAAGCCGGGCGAGATCAACTTCGCCTCATCGGGCACGGCCACGGGTGGGCATCTTGCGGGCGAGATGCTGAAGAGCCGTGCGGGCATCGATATCGTTCACGTGGCCTACAAGGGCACGGGCCAGGCCATGACCGACCTCATTGCGGGCCAGGTCTCGATGATCTTCGACCAGCCCGTGAGCTCGATGCAGTACGCACGCGCCGGCAAGCTGCGTGCGCTGGCGGTGGCCAGCCCACGCCGGCTGGCCGCCTTCCCCGACATTCCGACCGTGACGGAGGCCGGCGTGCCTGACTTCGAGCCCGTGACCTGGGCGGGAATCTGCGCGGCGAAGAATACGCCGCCGGCCGTGGTCGAGCGCATCCAGCGCGAAGTTGCCAAGGTGCTCGCGCTGCCCGAGATCGCCAAGCGGCTTGCCGCTGACGGCCTGGAGCCCGTGGGAAGCACCCCCGAGCAGTTCCGCGCCTTCCTGGTTGCGGACAAACGCAAGTGGGGCCGCGTGGTGAAAGACGCCGACGTCAAGGCCGAATAG
- a CDS encoding pyridoxal phosphate-dependent aminotransferase encodes MLHIAPRLNRIKPSPSSMAGQRARELRATGRDILSLTAGEPDFETPAHVKEAAIRAMSAGQTRYTDVGGTPALKAAIAGKFLGENQLAYASNEIIVGTGAKQVIFNALMCTVAAGDEVIVPAPYWVSYPDIALLAGGVPVCVDCPAAMGFKLQPEDLERAITGRTRWLMLNSPNNPSGATYTRAELQALAEVLRRHPHVWILTDDIYEHLIYGDAGFATMAQVAPDLKDRTLTVNGVSKAYAMTGWRIGYGAGPSALIKAMVKLQSQSTSGPNSIAQAAAVAALTGPQDSIATNRREYAQRRDTMVAALNAIEGIHCAVPDGAFYAFASCSALFGLRTQQGVAIETSDDWVMHLLDAQNLAALQGSAYGVPTHFRLSFAAGTDELLEGCRRIARARDELTGQAINQEQL; translated from the coding sequence ATGCTTCACATTGCACCACGCCTGAACCGAATCAAACCGTCCCCCAGTTCCATGGCGGGCCAGAGGGCGCGCGAGCTGCGCGCGACTGGCCGGGACATCCTCAGCCTGACCGCCGGCGAGCCCGACTTCGAGACGCCCGCACACGTCAAGGAAGCGGCCATCCGCGCCATGTCGGCGGGCCAGACCCGCTACACGGACGTGGGCGGCACGCCGGCGCTGAAGGCGGCCATCGCCGGCAAGTTCCTGGGCGAGAACCAGCTGGCCTATGCATCGAACGAAATCATCGTCGGCACCGGGGCCAAGCAGGTGATCTTCAACGCGCTCATGTGCACGGTCGCGGCGGGCGACGAGGTGATCGTGCCCGCGCCGTACTGGGTGTCCTACCCCGACATCGCGTTGCTCGCCGGCGGCGTTCCGGTCTGCGTCGACTGCCCGGCGGCCATGGGCTTCAAGCTCCAGCCCGAGGACCTGGAACGCGCCATCACTGGCAGGACGCGCTGGCTGATGCTGAATTCACCGAACAACCCGAGCGGTGCAACCTATACGCGGGCTGAGTTGCAGGCGCTGGCCGAGGTGCTGCGCCGCCATCCGCATGTCTGGATACTCACCGATGACATCTACGAGCACCTCATCTATGGCGACGCCGGTTTCGCCACCATGGCGCAGGTGGCTCCCGACCTCAAGGACCGCACGCTGACGGTGAACGGCGTTTCCAAGGCCTACGCCATGACGGGTTGGCGCATCGGCTACGGCGCGGGGCCGTCGGCGCTCATCAAGGCGATGGTCAAGCTTCAGTCGCAGAGCACCTCGGGGCCGAACTCCATCGCCCAGGCGGCGGCCGTCGCGGCGCTCACGGGTCCGCAAGATTCCATTGCCACGAACCGGCGCGAGTACGCGCAACGGCGCGACACGATGGTTGCGGCGCTCAACGCCATCGAAGGCATCCATTGCGCCGTGCCTGATGGCGCGTTCTACGCGTTCGCTTCGTGCAGCGCGCTGTTCGGTCTTCGCACGCAGCAGGGCGTTGCGATCGAGACCTCCGACGACTGGGTGATGCACCTGCTCGACGCCCAGAACCTGGCCGCGCTGCAGGGCAGCGCCTACGGTGTGCCGACGCATTTTCGCCTCTCGTTTGCCGCCGGCACCGACGAACTGCTGGAGGGTTGCCGCCGCATTGCGCGGGCGCGCGACGAACTCACGGGCCAAGCCATCAACCAGGAACAACTATGA
- a CDS encoding LysR family transcriptional regulator: MNFTFKQLEAFLFSARLQSFSAAAVKLHTTQSAISKRLAELEESLGGLLLHRTSHGLELTQVGRELLPLAEEAQRLWQRIAHDISVDKTLRGTFRVGVTELIAMTWLTRLIQLLQKLHPQVTIEPVVDAGLTLFERLEANKIDLSVMPGTFWGQAFESIKVTQVDQVWVASPRLPIPARALKPHEFADYPVIEQPAGASKNRFYEAWRAEHGFRFGKVMLTNSTTVLRELTISGFGLSQQALDYVRPDIRSGLLRVVKSDPMPPPLVYSAVYRRDNASPALARIVELAVKTCDFTLRASQHDVAPARAPQRRRAVTKSRKSAGQTRR; encoded by the coding sequence ATGAACTTCACCTTCAAGCAGCTGGAGGCCTTTCTCTTCAGCGCCAGGCTCCAGAGCTTCAGCGCCGCGGCGGTGAAGCTGCACACCACGCAATCGGCGATCTCCAAGCGCCTGGCGGAACTGGAAGAGTCGTTGGGCGGGCTCCTGCTGCATCGCACCTCGCACGGCCTCGAGCTGACCCAGGTCGGCCGCGAATTGCTGCCGCTTGCGGAAGAGGCCCAGCGCCTCTGGCAGCGCATCGCGCACGACATCAGCGTGGACAAGACGCTGCGCGGTACCTTCCGCGTCGGCGTGACGGAGCTCATCGCGATGACCTGGCTCACGCGCCTGATCCAGCTGCTGCAGAAGCTGCATCCCCAAGTGACGATCGAGCCCGTGGTGGACGCGGGCCTCACGCTCTTCGAGCGCCTCGAAGCCAACAAGATCGACCTGTCCGTCATGCCCGGAACCTTCTGGGGCCAAGCCTTCGAATCGATCAAGGTCACCCAGGTCGATCAGGTCTGGGTCGCGAGCCCGCGGCTGCCGATTCCCGCCCGCGCGCTGAAGCCGCACGAGTTTGCCGATTACCCGGTGATCGAGCAGCCCGCGGGCGCCTCGAAGAACAGGTTCTACGAAGCCTGGCGCGCGGAACACGGCTTTCGCTTCGGCAAGGTCATGCTGACGAACAGTACGACCGTCCTGCGCGAACTGACCATCAGCGGCTTCGGCCTGAGCCAGCAGGCGCTCGACTATGTGCGGCCAGACATCCGGAGCGGCCTGCTGCGCGTGGTCAAGAGCGATCCCATGCCCCCGCCGCTGGTCTACAGCGCGGTGTACCGGCGGGACAATGCCAGCCCCGCGCTGGCGCGCATCGTCGAGCTGGCGGTCAAGACCTGCGATTTCACCCTGCGGGCGAGCCAGCACGACGTAGCCCCGGCACGCGCCCCGCAGCGACGGCGAGCCGTGACAAAGTCCAGGAAATCCGCGGGGCAAACCCGCAGATAA
- a CDS encoding LysR family transcriptional regulator yields MELHQLRSFLAVARTGQLVRASEQLHLTQSALSKQIKNFEDELGVLLFDRTPAGMVLNSAGRRLLPLAAQTVESAQEMAAIAASIRGAVSGALRLGTIIDPESIRLGPLLAALLEFSPHVDVSLFHGISGGVLQLLKEKQVDACFYLGTLKDTEVSVKQLGLEHYVVVGPAAWKARLENANWAELAAMPWMATPRGSSQHGLVDQMFAERGLVYRTVVEVDQEASMVELIQTGVALGLMRERIALPALQSGQAVVWPGARLPCPLSLLHLRANEDTAMLQALLAAAQAVWPADADAPL; encoded by the coding sequence GTGGAACTTCACCAACTGCGCTCTTTCCTGGCCGTTGCCCGCACCGGCCAGCTGGTCCGGGCGTCCGAGCAATTGCATCTGACTCAATCGGCCTTGTCCAAGCAGATCAAGAACTTCGAGGACGAGCTGGGGGTTCTGCTTTTCGATCGGACGCCCGCCGGCATGGTGCTTAACAGTGCCGGACGCCGCCTGCTGCCGCTGGCCGCGCAAACGGTCGAATCGGCGCAGGAGATGGCTGCGATTGCCGCTTCGATACGGGGCGCAGTGTCGGGCGCGTTGCGGCTCGGCACCATCATCGACCCTGAATCGATCCGGCTCGGTCCGCTGCTCGCGGCGCTGCTGGAGTTTTCGCCGCATGTGGACGTCTCGCTCTTCCACGGCATCTCGGGGGGCGTGCTTCAGTTGCTCAAAGAGAAGCAGGTCGACGCATGCTTCTATCTGGGCACGCTGAAAGACACGGAGGTCTCGGTCAAGCAGCTGGGGCTTGAGCACTACGTGGTGGTGGGGCCCGCGGCATGGAAGGCACGTCTGGAGAACGCCAACTGGGCCGAACTCGCGGCCATGCCCTGGATGGCCACGCCGCGCGGCAGTTCGCAGCACGGGCTGGTCGACCAGATGTTCGCCGAACGCGGCCTTGTCTACCGCACCGTGGTCGAGGTGGATCAGGAGGCATCGATGGTCGAGCTGATCCAGACCGGCGTGGCGCTCGGGCTGATGCGCGAGCGCATCGCCTTGCCTGCGCTGCAATCGGGCCAGGCCGTGGTCTGGCCCGGCGCACGCCTGCCCTGCCCCCTCTCATTGCTGCACCTGCGCGCCAATGAAGACACGGCAATGCTGCAAGCCTTGCTTGCCGCCGCCCAGGCCGTGTGGCCGGCGGACGCGGACGCGCCGCTGTGA
- a CDS encoding glycerate kinase has translation MSTPTPADTRLLMRRMFDAAIAAAQPALCLAQHLPPRPRGRTIVIGAGKASAAMARALEDHWSGPLEGLVVTRYGHAVPCRRIEIVEAAHPVPDEAGLRATARILEMVQGLTADDLVIALISGGGSSLLVAPGAGLTLADKQAVNTALLACGASISEMNCVRRHLSAAKGGRLAAACHPAQVVTLMIADVPGNSPINIASGPTVADPTTCADALAIIERYRIDVPPAVLALLHSPGGESVKPGDPRLEGHTMRIVTAPQVALEAAAGVARAAGYVPYILGDSIESEARELGKTFAGIAQQVASLGQPFQTPCVLLSGGETTVSIKGRGRGGRNVEFLLALGVALDGLSHVHAIAGDTDGVDGMEEIAGALLGPDTLARAWAQGINPRQRLDDNDGHGFFQALGDSVVTGPTLTNVNDFRAIVIDRPTAPSHGNR, from the coding sequence ATGAGCACTCCCACCCCGGCCGACACGCGGCTCCTGATGCGCCGCATGTTCGACGCTGCCATCGCCGCTGCGCAACCCGCGCTCTGCCTGGCGCAACATCTGCCGCCTCGCCCGCGCGGGCGCACCATCGTGATCGGCGCAGGCAAGGCTTCGGCGGCCATGGCACGCGCGCTGGAAGACCACTGGAGCGGCCCGCTCGAAGGGCTGGTCGTCACGCGCTACGGCCATGCCGTGCCGTGCCGGCGCATCGAGATCGTGGAGGCCGCGCACCCCGTGCCCGACGAAGCCGGCCTGCGGGCGACCGCGCGCATCCTCGAAATGGTGCAGGGCCTCACAGCCGACGACCTCGTGATCGCACTGATCTCCGGCGGCGGCTCCTCGCTGCTGGTGGCACCCGGCGCGGGGCTCACGCTGGCCGACAAGCAGGCCGTGAACACCGCCCTGCTGGCATGCGGCGCCAGCATTTCCGAGATGAACTGCGTGCGCCGCCACCTCTCGGCGGCCAAGGGCGGCCGGCTCGCCGCGGCCTGCCATCCGGCGCAGGTCGTCACGCTGATGATCGCGGACGTGCCGGGCAACTCGCCCATCAATATCGCCTCGGGCCCGACCGTGGCCGACCCGACGACCTGCGCCGATGCGCTGGCGATCATCGAGCGCTATCGCATCGACGTGCCGCCCGCCGTGCTCGCGCTGTTGCACAGCCCGGGCGGTGAGAGTGTCAAGCCGGGCGACCCGCGACTGGAGGGCCACACGATGCGCATCGTCACCGCGCCGCAGGTAGCGCTCGAGGCCGCGGCCGGCGTGGCGCGCGCCGCCGGCTACGTGCCGTACATCCTGGGCGACAGCATCGAGAGCGAAGCGCGCGAACTCGGCAAGACCTTCGCCGGCATCGCCCAGCAGGTCGCATCGCTCGGCCAGCCATTCCAGACGCCCTGCGTGCTGCTGTCCGGCGGCGAGACGACCGTGTCGATCAAGGGCCGGGGCCGGGGCGGACGCAACGTCGAATTCCTGCTGGCCCTGGGCGTCGCGCTCGACGGACTGTCCCACGTGCACGCCATCGCCGGCGACACCGATGGCGTCGACGGCATGGAAGAAATCGCCGGCGCCCTGCTGGGCCCCGACACCCTGGCTCGCGCGTGGGCGCAAGGCATCAACCCGCGCCAGCGGCTGGACGACAACGACGGCCACGGCTTCTTCCAGGCACTGGGCGACTCGGTCGTGACCGGCCCCACCCTCACCAACGTGAACGACTTCCGGGCCATCGTCATCGACCGGCCCACTGCACCTTCCCACGGAAACCGATAA
- the pyk gene encoding pyruvate kinase: MKRSCNAKIIATLGPASADRATIEALVRAGADVFRLNFSHGTHADHRHRLELIRSIETDLGRPLGVLLDLQGPKLRVGTFAGGPVKLVEGAPFRLDLDRDKPGDATRAPLPHPEIFAALKPGAELLLDDGRLRLKVEKSGQDFAETTVVNGGMLSDRKGVNVPGVVLPLSAMTEKDRADLDFGLSLGIDWIALSFVQRPEDIVEAKAIVQGRAGIVAKLEKPAAIEALDAILAETDAVMVARGDLGVEMPAEQVPAIQKRIVRECRRRGLPVIVATQMLESMVSAPVPTRAEASDVATAIYDGADAVMLSAESASGRFPVEAVAMMHRIIAQTEADPHYRSAIDASHTPPSANIADAIGWAARSVAGLLDVAAMVAYTSSGSSALRMARERPRANIIGMTPRRATARRLALAWGVNPVLCHDVMNVTEMTELAVATASKLGFARAGETIVIAAGMPFGAPGTTNLLRIAQVD, from the coding sequence ATGAAACGCTCCTGCAACGCCAAGATCATCGCCACGCTCGGCCCGGCAAGCGCCGACCGCGCCACCATCGAGGCGCTGGTGCGCGCCGGCGCCGACGTGTTCCGGCTCAACTTCAGCCACGGCACGCATGCCGACCACAGGCACAGGCTCGAGCTGATCCGCTCGATCGAAACCGACCTGGGCCGCCCGCTGGGCGTGCTGCTCGACCTGCAGGGCCCGAAGCTGCGTGTGGGCACGTTCGCCGGCGGCCCGGTGAAGCTGGTCGAGGGCGCGCCCTTTCGCCTGGACCTCGATCGCGACAAGCCGGGCGATGCAACGCGCGCGCCCTTGCCCCATCCCGAGATCTTCGCAGCGCTCAAGCCAGGTGCCGAACTGCTGCTCGACGACGGGCGCCTTCGGCTCAAGGTCGAGAAATCGGGCCAGGACTTTGCAGAGACCACCGTGGTCAACGGCGGCATGCTGTCGGACCGCAAGGGCGTGAACGTGCCGGGCGTGGTGCTGCCGCTGTCGGCGATGACCGAGAAGGACCGCGCCGACCTGGACTTCGGCCTCTCGCTGGGCATCGACTGGATCGCGCTGTCGTTCGTGCAGCGCCCAGAGGACATCGTCGAGGCCAAGGCCATCGTGCAGGGCCGCGCGGGCATCGTCGCCAAGCTGGAAAAGCCGGCCGCCATCGAGGCGCTGGATGCCATCCTGGCCGAGACGGATGCAGTCATGGTCGCGCGCGGCGACCTGGGCGTGGAGATGCCGGCCGAGCAGGTGCCCGCGATCCAGAAGCGCATCGTGCGCGAATGCCGGCGGCGCGGCCTGCCGGTGATCGTCGCCACGCAGATGCTCGAGTCGATGGTGAGCGCGCCGGTGCCCACGCGCGCCGAAGCCTCGGACGTGGCCACCGCCATCTACGACGGCGCCGATGCGGTGATGCTGTCGGCCGAATCGGCCTCGGGCCGCTTCCCGGTCGAGGCGGTCGCGATGATGCACCGGATCATTGCCCAGACCGAGGCCGATCCGCACTACCGCAGCGCCATCGACGCCTCGCACACGCCACCCTCGGCGAACATCGCCGACGCGATCGGCTGGGCCGCGCGTTCGGTGGCCGGGCTGCTCGACGTCGCGGCGATGGTTGCGTACACCAGCTCGGGATCGTCGGCGCTGCGCATGGCGCGCGAACGGCCGCGCGCCAACATCATCGGCATGACGCCGCGCCGTGCCACGGCACGCCGGCTCGCGCTGGCCTGGGGCGTGAACCCGGTGCTGTGCCACGACGTGATGAACGTCACCGAGATGACCGAGCTGGCCGTGGCCACGGCATCGAAGCTGGGCTTCGCCAGGGCGGGCGAAACCATCGTGATCGCCGCCGGCATGCCCTTCGGCGCCCCCGGCACCACCAACCTGCTGCGCATCGCGCAGGTCGACTGA